Proteins encoded in a region of the Pseudopipra pipra isolate bDixPip1 chromosome 18, bDixPip1.hap1, whole genome shotgun sequence genome:
- the CRYBB1 gene encoding beta-crystallin B1 isoform X1, which translates to MSETTKPTAPGQAAEEKEKAVPAPTPSLDPAPVANSKGEEPSPEAFRIVVFDQENFQGRQMEFTAECLNLADRGFDRVRSVIVISGPWVAYEQANMRGEMFILEKGEYPRWDTWSSSYRSDCFMSMRPIKMVSAWEQEAPAGVCPGQDCAARCLAAAAPGLQPCEPTPSLCLPQEAEDHKISLYESADFKGNKMEIQEDDVPSLWAYGFCDRVGSVQVPSGTWVGYQYPGYRGYQYLFETGDFRHWNEWSAFQPQIQSIRRIRDMQWDQKGTFVTPDAPSD; encoded by the exons gaaggcagTTCCTGCGCCAACTCCATCCCTTGACCCTGCTCCTGTCGCAAACAGCAAGGGCGAGGAGCCCTCCCCAGAAGCCTTCAGG ATCGTCGTCTTTGACCAGGAGAACTTCCAGGGCAGGCAGATGGAGTTCACCGCCGAGTGCCTGAACCTGGCTGACCGCGGCTTCGACCGGGTGCGCAGTGTCATTGTCATCTCTGGACC CTGGGTGGCCTATGAGCAGGCCAACATGCGTGGGGAGatgttcatcctggagaagggCGAGTACCCTCGCTGGGACACCTGGTCCAGCAGCTACCGGAGCGACTGCTTCATGTCCATGCGTCCCATCAAAATGGTGAGTGCTTGGGAGCAGGAAGCACCTGCCGGggtctgcccagggcaggactgtGCTGCTCGATGCCtcgctgcagcagctccagggcttcAGCCATGCGAGCCAACACCTTCCCTCTGTCTTCCCCAGGAGGCTGAGGACCACAAAATCTCCCTCTACGAGTCTGCTGACTTCAAGGGCAACAAGATGGAAATCCAGGAGGACGATGTGCCCAGCCTCTGGGCTTATGGTTTCTGCGACCGTGTGGGCAGCGTGCAGGTGCCCAGTGGAAC CTGGGTCGGGTACCAGTACCCTGGCTACAGAGGCTACCAGTACCTCTTTGAGACCGGAGACTTCCGACACTGGAATGAGTGGTCTGCCTTCCAGCCCCAGATCCAGTCCATCCGCCGCATCCGGGACATGCAGTGGGACCAGAAGGGCACCTTCGTCACCCCCGACGCGCCCTCTGACTGA
- the CRYBB1 gene encoding beta-crystallin B1 isoform X3, translating to MSETTKPTAPGQAAEEKEKAVPAPTPSLDPAPVANSKGEEPSPEAFRIVVFDQENFQGRQMEFTAECLNLADRGFDRVRSVIVISGPWVAYEQANMRGEMFILEKGEYPRWDTWSSSYRSDCFMSMRPIKMEAEDHKISLYESADFKGNKMEIQEDDVPSLWAYGFCDRVGSVQVPSGTWVGYQYPGYRGYQYLFETGDFRHWNEWSAFQPQIQSIRRIRDMQWDQKGTFVTPDAPSD from the exons gaaggcagTTCCTGCGCCAACTCCATCCCTTGACCCTGCTCCTGTCGCAAACAGCAAGGGCGAGGAGCCCTCCCCAGAAGCCTTCAGG ATCGTCGTCTTTGACCAGGAGAACTTCCAGGGCAGGCAGATGGAGTTCACCGCCGAGTGCCTGAACCTGGCTGACCGCGGCTTCGACCGGGTGCGCAGTGTCATTGTCATCTCTGGACC CTGGGTGGCCTATGAGCAGGCCAACATGCGTGGGGAGatgttcatcctggagaagggCGAGTACCCTCGCTGGGACACCTGGTCCAGCAGCTACCGGAGCGACTGCTTCATGTCCATGCGTCCCATCAAAATG GAGGCTGAGGACCACAAAATCTCCCTCTACGAGTCTGCTGACTTCAAGGGCAACAAGATGGAAATCCAGGAGGACGATGTGCCCAGCCTCTGGGCTTATGGTTTCTGCGACCGTGTGGGCAGCGTGCAGGTGCCCAGTGGAAC CTGGGTCGGGTACCAGTACCCTGGCTACAGAGGCTACCAGTACCTCTTTGAGACCGGAGACTTCCGACACTGGAATGAGTGGTCTGCCTTCCAGCCCCAGATCCAGTCCATCCGCCGCATCCGGGACATGCAGTGGGACCAGAAGGGCACCTTCGTCACCCCCGACGCGCCCTCTGACTGA